In Pasteurella multocida subsp. multocida OH4807, a genomic segment contains:
- a CDS encoding 1-deoxy-D-xylulose 5-phosphate reductoisomerase (COG0743 1-deoxy-D-xylulose 5-phosphate reductoisomerase), with amino-acid sequence MQNKQNLVILGSTGSIGTSTLSVIEHNPDKYYAFALVGGRNVELMFEQCLKFRPNFAALDDVSAAKILAEKLKAHQCTTQVLARQQAICELAAHPQADMVMAAIVGAAGLLPTLSAVKAGKRVLLANKEALVTCGQLFIDAVREYGAQLLPVDSEHNAIFQSLPPDAQRQIGFCPLSELGISKIVLTGSGGPFRYTELDQFDHITPEQAVAHPNWSMGKKISVDSATMMNKGLEYIEARWLFNASEEEMEVIIHPQSIIHSMVRYIDGSVIAQMGNPDMRTPIAETMAYPNRTFAGVAPLDFYQLNGLTFMHPDYRRYPCLKLAIEAFAAGQYATTAMNAANEIAVEYFLNHQIKFTQIAQVNQSVVEKIQAQKITSIEEVLDVDQNARELAKTIILNF; translated from the coding sequence ATGCAAAATAAACAAAATTTAGTGATTCTAGGATCAACAGGATCGATTGGGACAAGTACCTTATCCGTAATTGAACATAATCCTGATAAATATTATGCGTTTGCTTTAGTGGGCGGACGTAATGTGGAATTGATGTTTGAACAATGTTTGAAATTTCGACCGAACTTTGCCGCATTAGATGATGTTTCTGCAGCAAAAATATTAGCGGAAAAGCTCAAAGCACACCAATGCACAACTCAGGTGTTAGCGAGGCAGCAAGCGATTTGTGAATTAGCGGCACACCCACAAGCCGATATGGTCATGGCGGCGATTGTTGGGGCAGCGGGATTGCTACCGACCTTATCAGCCGTGAAAGCGGGTAAACGCGTTTTACTGGCGAATAAAGAAGCGTTAGTGACTTGTGGTCAGCTATTTATTGATGCAGTGCGTGAATATGGTGCGCAATTATTGCCAGTCGATAGCGAACATAATGCGATTTTCCAATCCTTACCACCTGATGCCCAGCGACAAATTGGTTTTTGTCCACTTTCTGAATTAGGGATCAGCAAAATTGTCTTAACTGGTTCGGGCGGTCCGTTTCGTTATACCGAACTGGATCAATTTGACCATATCACACCAGAGCAAGCGGTTGCTCACCCAAATTGGTCAATGGGCAAAAAGATTTCAGTCGATTCTGCCACGATGATGAATAAAGGGCTGGAATATATTGAAGCGCGTTGGTTATTCAATGCAAGTGAAGAGGAAATGGAGGTCATTATTCATCCACAATCGATTATTCACTCGATGGTGCGCTATATTGATGGCTCTGTGATTGCACAAATGGGTAATCCTGATATGCGTACACCAATTGCGGAGACTATGGCGTATCCAAACCGCACGTTTGCAGGTGTTGCACCGTTAGATTTTTATCAATTAAATGGCTTAACGTTTATGCACCCCGATTATCGACGCTACCCTTGTCTGAAATTAGCAATTGAGGCATTTGCAGCAGGACAATATGCCACGACAGCGATGAATGCAGCGAATGAAATTGCAGTGGAATATTTTTTAAATCATCAAATCAAGTTTACGCAAATTGCTCAAGTCAACCAATCTGTTGTCGAGAAGATACAAGCTCAGAAAATCACCTCTATTGAGGAGGTGCTAGACGTCGATCAAAATGCACGAGAATTAGCAAAAACCATCATTTTAAATTTTTAA
- the frr gene encoding ribosome recycling factor (COG0233 Ribosome recycling factor): MINEIKKDTQARMEKSLETFKNHISKVRTGRAQPSLLDGIQVEYYGSPTPLRQLANVVAEDARTLAVTVFDRSLINAVEKAILTSDLGLNPSSAGTTIRVPLPPLTEERRRDLIKIVKGEAEQGKIAVRNVRRDANDQIKALLKDKEISEDEERKAQDEIQKITDLFVKKVDEVLADKEKELMDF, translated from the coding sequence GTGATTAATGAAATTAAAAAAGATACGCAAGCGCGTATGGAAAAAAGCTTAGAAACCTTTAAAAATCATATTTCTAAAGTGCGTACGGGGCGTGCTCAACCAAGTTTACTTGATGGTATTCAAGTAGAATATTATGGTTCACCAACCCCATTACGCCAATTAGCTAATGTGGTTGCAGAAGATGCACGTACATTAGCTGTGACTGTATTTGACCGTAGTTTAATCAATGCAGTAGAAAAAGCGATTTTAACCTCTGACTTAGGGTTAAACCCATCATCAGCAGGTACTACAATTCGTGTGCCTCTTCCGCCATTAACAGAAGAGCGTCGTCGTGATTTAATTAAAATCGTAAAAGGCGAAGCAGAACAAGGTAAAATCGCAGTACGTAACGTTCGTCGTGATGCAAATGACCAAATCAAAGCATTATTGAAAGATAAAGAAATCAGTGAAGACGAAGAACGTAAAGCACAAGACGAAATCCAAAAAATCACCGATCTTTTTGTGAAAAAAGTGGATGAAGTGTTAGCGGACAAAGAAAAAGAATTGATGGATTTCTAA
- the pyrH gene encoding uridylate kinase (COG0528 Uridylate kinase) yields MSQPIYKRILLKLSGEALQGDEGFGIDPSILDRMALEIKELVAMGVEVGVVLGGGNLFRGAKLAKAGMNRVVGDHMGMLATVMNGLAMRDALHRADVNAKLMSAFQLNGICDTYNWSEAIKMLREKRVVIFSAGTGSPFFTTDSAACLRGIEIEADVVLKATKVDGVYDCDPAKNPEAKLYNHLTYADVIDRELQVMDLAAFTLARDHNMPIRVFNMGKPGALRRVILGEVEGTLICE; encoded by the coding sequence ATGAGCCAACCAATCTATAAACGAATTTTGTTGAAACTTAGCGGTGAAGCGTTACAAGGCGACGAGGGTTTTGGTATCGACCCATCGATTTTAGATAGAATGGCGTTAGAAATTAAGGAGTTAGTTGCAATGGGCGTGGAAGTCGGCGTCGTATTGGGTGGCGGCAACTTATTCCGTGGTGCCAAATTAGCAAAAGCAGGAATGAACCGAGTTGTGGGTGACCATATGGGGATGCTGGCAACGGTCATGAATGGTTTAGCGATGCGTGATGCTTTACACCGTGCTGATGTGAATGCGAAATTGATGTCTGCATTCCAATTAAATGGGATTTGCGATACCTATAACTGGTCAGAAGCTATTAAAATGTTGCGCGAAAAACGTGTAGTGATTTTCTCAGCGGGTACGGGGAGCCCATTTTTTACCACGGATTCAGCAGCATGTTTGCGCGGTATTGAAATTGAAGCTGACGTGGTGTTAAAAGCCACAAAAGTAGATGGTGTATATGACTGTGATCCTGCCAAAAATCCAGAGGCAAAATTATATAATCATTTAACTTACGCTGATGTGATTGACAGAGAATTACAAGTGATGGACTTAGCAGCGTTTACGCTAGCACGTGACCACAATATGCCAATTCGTGTATTTAATATGGGCAAACCAGGTGCATTACGTCGTGTGATTTTAGGTGAAGTGGAAGGCACACTGATCTGCGAATAA
- a CDS encoding PE--lipooligosaccharide phosphorylethanolamine transferase (COG2194 Predicted membrane-associated, metal-dependent hydrolase): MNMFQHSGIAPKIYYVLTALLAGLIIGFISHFLLLGTGFWTRFELLPVLALSAVLIILSASKKSFYFLLIPLVVSHTLYMPVGLNFGAPSYQYIASLFATDLLETREFLLQIPFSSYLIAFSIIPLLLLYRWLTQKYAIQLYKNKLFLVTAFLLLAFYSPAAMFFKEIYKSGVEVQAELDRLNKLRLETQWKNVSLPRAKYDDYVLVIGESARKDYHHAYGYPIENTPFMSSINGTLIDGFTSAGTNTVASLRLMLTHNDKNQWKPKYEFSLVDLINAAGMKTYWLSNQGFLGEYDTPIAVLASKSQSVQFLKKGGSFNSTNYSDFDLLPKFDGVLQDNVQGSRFIVLHLYGSHPLACDRLTDYPRIFKEGEFSAEYEYLNCYISSIKKTDDLLAQLYSKLQQNQQKNHRTFSMIYFSDHGLCHTKGQKNDVFFSQNCVSQRHNDIPLFKTSSDDTERNYYKVFKSGLNFLEGIANWIGIQHPEFDPEMDLFSNQADSNDYGLKKEIQKRTTPLEPAIDIRNGK; encoded by the coding sequence ATGAATATGTTTCAACATTCAGGCATTGCACCTAAAATCTATTACGTTTTAACCGCTCTTTTGGCAGGGTTGATCATCGGTTTTATCAGCCATTTCCTATTACTCGGCACAGGTTTTTGGACACGTTTTGAGCTTTTACCCGTTTTAGCACTGAGTGCTGTCTTGATTATATTAAGCGCCTCCAAAAAAAGTTTCTATTTTCTGCTTATCCCATTAGTAGTTAGCCATACTTTATATATGCCCGTGGGCTTGAATTTTGGTGCACCAAGTTACCAATATATTGCCTCACTCTTCGCAACAGATCTCCTTGAAACACGTGAGTTTTTGTTACAAATTCCTTTCAGTAGTTACTTAATTGCGTTCAGTATTATTCCACTGTTACTGCTGTATCGTTGGCTCACGCAAAAATATGCTATTCAACTCTATAAAAACAAACTGTTTTTAGTGACGGCTTTTTTACTTCTTGCATTCTATTCGCCTGCGGCAATGTTTTTTAAAGAAATTTATAAATCTGGAGTGGAAGTGCAAGCCGAGTTAGATCGACTCAATAAGTTACGTTTAGAAACACAATGGAAAAATGTGAGCTTACCACGTGCGAAATACGATGATTATGTGTTAGTGATTGGCGAAAGTGCACGTAAAGACTACCACCATGCTTACGGCTATCCAATTGAAAATACACCATTTATGAGTAGCATTAATGGTACTCTGATCGATGGTTTTACTTCTGCAGGTACAAACACAGTCGCTTCATTACGTTTAATGCTGACCCATAACGATAAAAATCAATGGAAACCAAAATATGAATTTAGTTTAGTCGATTTGATTAATGCGGCTGGCATGAAAACCTATTGGTTGTCGAATCAAGGTTTCCTCGGCGAATATGACACGCCCATTGCGGTGCTGGCAAGTAAAAGCCAATCTGTCCAATTCTTAAAGAAAGGGGGTAGCTTTAACTCAACAAATTACAGTGATTTCGATTTATTGCCAAAATTCGATGGCGTGCTACAAGACAATGTACAAGGCTCACGTTTTATCGTGTTGCATCTTTATGGATCACATCCATTGGCCTGCGATCGCCTCACTGACTACCCTCGTATTTTTAAAGAAGGTGAGTTTTCTGCCGAATATGAATACTTAAATTGCTATATTTCTTCGATTAAAAAAACCGATGATTTACTTGCACAGCTGTATAGCAAACTGCAGCAAAATCAGCAAAAAAATCACCGCACTTTTTCAATGATTTACTTCTCTGATCACGGGCTTTGTCATACAAAAGGACAAAAAAATGACGTGTTCTTCAGCCAAAACTGTGTGAGCCAAAGACACAATGATATTCCATTATTCAAAACTTCCTCTGATGATACAGAAAGAAACTATTATAAGGTGTTTAAATCAGGTTTAAATTTCTTAGAAGGCATAGCCAATTGGATTGGGATCCAACATCCCGAATTTGATCCAGAAATGGATTTATTCTCAAACCAAGCCGACAGCAATGACTATGGCTTGAAAAAAGAAATCCAAAAACGCACAACACCACTTGAGCCTGCAATTGATATTCGCAATGGTAAATAA
- the tsf gene encoding elongation factor Ts (COG0264 Translation elongation factor Ts): protein MAEITASLVKELRERTGAGMMECKKALVEANGDIELAIDNMRKSGQAKAAKKAGRVAAEGVILARVGAGFGVLVEMNCETDFVAKDAGFLGLANEVADFALANKGVTIEALQAQFEEKRAALVAKIGENMNIRRVQFLEGDVLGSYLHGAKIGVLVAGKNADDELLKKVAMHVAASRPDYVNPSDVPADVVEHERQIQVDIAMQSGKPREIAEKMVEGRMKKFTGEVSLTGQPFVMDPSKSVGEFLKESGADVTNFVRFEVGEGIEKVESDFAAEVAAMQKI, encoded by the coding sequence ATGGCTGAAATCACAGCATCATTAGTAAAAGAACTTCGTGAGCGTACTGGCGCAGGTATGATGGAATGTAAAAAAGCGTTAGTAGAAGCGAATGGCGATATCGAATTAGCAATCGACAACATGCGTAAATCAGGTCAAGCAAAAGCGGCTAAAAAAGCTGGTCGTGTTGCTGCAGAAGGTGTAATCCTTGCTCGTGTTGGCGCTGGCTTCGGTGTATTAGTTGAAATGAACTGTGAAACTGACTTCGTTGCAAAAGATGCTGGTTTCTTAGGATTAGCAAATGAAGTGGCAGATTTCGCATTAGCAAACAAAGGTGTGACTATCGAGGCACTTCAAGCACAATTTGAAGAAAAACGTGCCGCATTAGTCGCTAAAATCGGTGAAAATATGAACATTCGTCGCGTTCAATTCTTAGAGGGTGATGTTCTAGGTTCATACTTACACGGTGCGAAAATTGGTGTATTAGTTGCAGGCAAAAACGCAGACGACGAATTACTCAAAAAAGTTGCAATGCATGTTGCAGCAAGCCGTCCAGACTATGTTAACCCATCTGATGTACCTGCTGATGTTGTGGAACATGAGCGTCAAATCCAAGTTGACATCGCAATGCAATCTGGCAAACCACGTGAAATCGCAGAGAAAATGGTTGAAGGCCGTATGAAGAAATTCACTGGCGAAGTTTCATTAACTGGTCAACCATTCGTAATGGATCCATCTAAATCAGTAGGTGAATTCTTAAAAGAAAGCGGTGCTGACGTAACTAACTTCGTACGTTTCGAAGTAGGTGAAGGTATCGAGAAAGTGGAATCTGACTTCGCAGCAGAAGTCGCAGCAATGCAAAAAATCTAA
- the rpsB gene encoding 30S ribosomal protein S2 (COG0052 Ribosomal protein S2): MAQVSMRDMLQAGVHFGHQTRYWNPKMKPFIFGPRNGVHIINLEKTVPMFNDALVELTRIAGNNGKVLFVGTKRAATEAVKAAALDCQQYYVNHRWLGGMLTNWKTVRQSIRRLKDLETQSQDGTFDKLTKKEALMRTREMEKLELSLGGIKEMGGLPDALFVIGADHEHIAVKEANNLGIPVFAIVDTNSDPDGVDFVIPGNDDAARAIQLYLSAAAAAVKEGRNQNAVSEESFVAEAE, translated from the coding sequence ATGGCACAAGTTTCAATGCGCGATATGCTACAAGCTGGCGTTCACTTCGGTCACCAAACTCGTTACTGGAACCCAAAAATGAAACCATTCATTTTCGGACCACGCAACGGTGTTCACATCATTAACTTAGAAAAAACTGTTCCTATGTTCAATGATGCGTTAGTTGAATTAACACGTATCGCAGGTAACAACGGTAAAGTATTATTCGTTGGTACAAAACGTGCAGCAACAGAAGCAGTTAAAGCAGCAGCATTAGACTGTCAACAATATTACGTAAATCACCGTTGGTTAGGTGGTATGTTGACTAACTGGAAAACAGTTCGTCAATCAATTAGACGTTTAAAAGATTTAGAAACTCAATCTCAAGACGGTACTTTCGACAAATTAACGAAGAAAGAAGCATTAATGCGTACTCGTGAGATGGAGAAACTTGAATTAAGTCTTGGTGGTATCAAAGAGATGGGCGGTTTACCAGATGCGTTATTCGTAATTGGTGCAGACCACGAGCACATCGCTGTTAAAGAAGCAAACAATCTAGGTATTCCAGTATTTGCTATCGTTGATACTAACTCAGATCCAGATGGCGTTGATTTCGTTATCCCAGGTAACGATGACGCAGCGCGTGCAATCCAATTATATCTTTCAGCAGCAGCAGCGGCAGTTAAAGAAGGTCGTAACCAAAACGCTGTATCTGAAGAAAGCTTTGTTGCAGAAGCTGAGTAA
- a CDS encoding AcrA protein (COG0845 Membrane-fusion protein) has protein sequence MKKTLFLILILVFAAGFYWNQYHQDTQPSDFAQSNGRLEFTRLDVASLYAGRIQDLFVKEGEYVEQDQLLAQLSSDTLQAQVESALARKHQAEQAVKRTLAQISAQEQQLKTAQLDVDNAQQLRTNKLISSTELAKRIALRDAAQASLHALEISTNEAQAMVQQANAHLNQTTAMLNDLQIKAPKAGRIEYKLVEQGNVIAAGHKIVSLLDLSDASMNLFFPATIVNQIPLHSDARIAFDGLDAVFPATVTYIAADAQFTPKFVETSTEREKLMFKVKLQIPTHIAQKYANYLKGGMTGNGFVRFNTTDWPAELQVKLPE, from the coding sequence ATGAAAAAAACATTGTTTCTTATCCTTATCCTCGTTTTCGCCGCGGGATTCTACTGGAACCAGTATCACCAAGACACTCAACCTTCTGACTTTGCCCAATCAAATGGACGATTAGAATTTACACGCCTTGATGTTGCCAGTTTATACGCAGGACGCATTCAAGATCTCTTTGTCAAAGAAGGGGAATATGTTGAACAAGACCAACTGCTTGCTCAACTTTCTTCTGACACCCTGCAAGCACAAGTTGAAAGTGCGCTCGCACGTAAACATCAAGCAGAACAAGCCGTCAAACGTACGTTGGCACAAATTAGCGCCCAGGAACAACAGCTCAAGACCGCACAGTTAGATGTAGATAACGCACAGCAACTGCGTACGAATAAACTTATTTCCTCTACCGAGCTCGCCAAGCGTATTGCATTACGGGATGCGGCACAAGCCAGTTTGCATGCACTGGAAATTTCGACTAATGAAGCACAAGCGATGGTACAACAGGCTAATGCTCATTTAAATCAAACCACTGCAATGTTAAATGATCTACAAATTAAAGCGCCCAAAGCAGGACGGATCGAATATAAACTCGTTGAACAAGGCAATGTTATTGCGGCAGGACATAAAATTGTTAGCTTGTTAGACTTATCCGATGCCAGTATGAATTTATTTTTCCCTGCCACTATTGTTAACCAAATTCCGTTACATTCTGATGCACGCATTGCCTTTGATGGACTCGATGCGGTATTTCCAGCCACCGTCACTTACATTGCGGCGGATGCTCAATTTACCCCTAAATTTGTTGAAACCAGTACAGAGCGAGAAAAACTGATGTTTAAAGTGAAGTTGCAAATCCCCACTCACATCGCTCAAAAATATGCTAATTATCTGAAAGGTGGCATGACAGGTAATGGGTTCGTCCGCTTTAACACTACAGACTGGCCAGCCGAGCTACAGGTAAAATTGCCAGAATAA
- a CDS encoding ABC transporter ATP-binding protein YhiH (COG1131 ABC-type multidrug transport system, ATPase component), which produces MDAIRLVNVSHSYQKTTALDKVSLTLPVGSTVGLIGPDGVGKSTLLSLIAGVKRIQTGSIEIFGLNQANRAEREVLLKRIAFMPQGLGKNLYPTLSVYENIAFHARLFGLNAAQRETRLPRLLHATGLHPFAQRAAGKLSGGMKQKLSLCCALVHNPDLLILDEPTTGVDPLSRRQFWTLVNALRQENEGMTVLVATAYIEESEQFEHLIAMDDGKILINAPTQQVLNETQSASLEEAYIKLLPESKQTYWDSNQIPPFTTDPTQPFAIEAEGLTKKFGEFTAVDHVSFQIPQGEIFGFLGSNGCGKSTTMKMLTGLLDATAGSATLLGEPVDSDNMETRKQVGYMSQSFSLYEELTLRQNLILHAKLYALEGEKGIKAVNQALHQFQLMDIADRLPHELSLGIRQRLQLAAACLHHPKILILDEPTSGVDPAARDMFWQYLIQLAREEKITIFISTHFMNEAQRCDRISLMHRGKVLAVGTPEALQKQRHADTLEQAFIAFLEEQPDQQNDATPNTLPSPSIMPDASDPLSTSSPFSLATWLNGIWTFALREGKEILRDRIRLIFAIVGPVLLLFTGSWGISFDTNALSFSVLDQDQSYESRQLIEQFSSSAYFKPLEPLKERSTLPDFLKTGKARLIIEIPHHFGRDLLQLRQPEVAFYIDGSMPFTGENIVAYIQRILTQYQQQVYQQHGISLVHPINLEVRFMYNQTFRSVNAISPGLIMVTLMLIPAMMTALAVVREKEIGSITNLASSPASVLQYVLGKQLPYVCLAMINYFMLVALVIWVIGVKITGSFWAMTLGALCLILSATAFGLLISAFVRSQVAAIFATAIISIIPTINFSGLLYPRSTITGIGYWMGLSFPTSWYHLISLGAFTKGLGFDAFLPLYAVLLCFFAIYLSLTCILLKKQEK; this is translated from the coding sequence ATGGATGCTATTCGTTTAGTCAACGTATCACATTCTTATCAGAAAACGACCGCACTTGATAAGGTTTCATTAACACTTCCCGTAGGAAGTACTGTCGGCTTAATTGGACCAGATGGCGTAGGCAAATCCACGCTGCTTTCACTTATTGCCGGGGTTAAGCGTATTCAAACTGGCAGTATTGAAATATTTGGTTTAAACCAAGCCAACCGCGCTGAACGTGAGGTCTTGCTCAAACGAATTGCGTTTATGCCACAGGGTCTGGGTAAAAATCTTTATCCCACGCTCTCTGTTTACGAAAATATTGCGTTCCACGCTCGGCTCTTTGGGCTCAATGCGGCACAACGCGAAACGCGGCTCCCCCGTCTCTTGCACGCCACTGGACTACATCCTTTTGCACAACGTGCTGCAGGAAAGCTCTCTGGCGGAATGAAGCAAAAATTGAGTCTTTGTTGTGCCCTCGTGCATAATCCTGATTTATTGATCTTAGATGAACCCACGACGGGAGTCGATCCACTTTCACGTCGACAATTTTGGACACTGGTCAATGCATTACGTCAAGAAAACGAAGGCATGACTGTCTTAGTTGCCACGGCTTATATTGAAGAATCAGAACAATTTGAGCATTTAATTGCGATGGATGATGGCAAAATTCTTATCAATGCGCCCACTCAACAAGTACTCAATGAAACACAATCCGCAAGTTTGGAAGAGGCATACATTAAATTATTACCCGAATCCAAACAAACATATTGGGATAGCAATCAAATTCCTCCTTTTACGACTGACCCCACTCAACCTTTTGCGATTGAAGCTGAAGGATTAACCAAAAAGTTTGGTGAATTTACTGCAGTAGATCACGTGAGTTTCCAAATTCCACAAGGCGAAATTTTTGGTTTTTTAGGATCAAATGGCTGTGGCAAAAGTACTACCATGAAAATGTTAACTGGGCTACTGGATGCTACGGCAGGATCCGCTACACTGCTGGGAGAACCCGTTGATTCAGATAATATGGAAACCCGTAAACAAGTCGGGTATATGTCACAATCCTTTTCGTTGTATGAAGAATTAACACTCCGTCAGAACCTGATTTTACATGCTAAATTATATGCGTTAGAGGGAGAAAAAGGGATAAAAGCAGTCAATCAAGCCCTACACCAATTTCAACTGATGGACATCGCTGACCGTTTACCTCACGAACTCTCATTGGGGATCCGTCAACGTTTACAGCTTGCCGCAGCCTGTTTACATCATCCTAAAATTCTCATTCTTGATGAGCCCACTTCAGGCGTAGACCCCGCTGCACGTGATATGTTCTGGCAATATCTGATTCAACTCGCTCGAGAAGAGAAAATCACTATTTTCATTTCGACTCACTTTATGAATGAAGCACAGCGTTGTGACCGAATCTCATTAATGCACCGCGGTAAAGTATTGGCAGTCGGTACCCCTGAAGCGTTACAAAAACAACGCCATGCCGACACATTAGAGCAAGCCTTCATTGCCTTTTTAGAAGAACAACCTGATCAACAAAATGACGCCACACCAAATACCCTGCCGTCCCCTTCCATAATGCCAGATGCGTCAGATCCGTTAAGTACTTCATCTCCTTTTTCTCTAGCGACTTGGTTGAATGGCATTTGGACTTTTGCCTTACGTGAAGGAAAAGAAATCTTACGTGATCGTATCCGTTTAATCTTTGCTATCGTGGGTCCCGTTCTTCTTCTTTTTACAGGAAGTTGGGGAATTTCGTTTGATACTAATGCATTAAGCTTCAGTGTTCTCGATCAGGATCAAAGCTATGAAAGCAGGCAGCTTATTGAACAATTTAGTAGCTCTGCATATTTCAAACCACTTGAGCCACTGAAAGAGCGGTCGACTTTACCCGACTTTTTAAAGACAGGGAAAGCAAGACTGATCATTGAAATTCCCCATCATTTTGGTCGAGACCTTTTACAGTTACGGCAACCTGAAGTGGCATTTTATATAGATGGTTCTATGCCGTTTACGGGTGAAAATATCGTTGCCTATATCCAGCGGATTTTGACGCAATATCAACAACAGGTCTATCAACAACATGGCATATCATTAGTTCACCCTATTAACCTAGAAGTCCGCTTTATGTACAATCAAACATTCCGTAGCGTGAACGCCATTTCACCTGGCTTAATTATGGTCACCTTAATGTTAATTCCAGCCATGATGACCGCACTCGCGGTAGTACGAGAAAAAGAAATAGGTTCCATAACTAACCTCGCCAGCTCTCCTGCGAGTGTTTTACAGTATGTGCTCGGTAAACAACTGCCTTATGTCTGCTTAGCGATGATCAATTATTTCATGTTAGTGGCATTAGTCATCTGGGTAATTGGGGTCAAAATCACAGGCTCCTTTTGGGCCATGACACTCGGTGCCTTATGCCTGATTTTATCTGCTACTGCATTTGGTTTACTGATTTCTGCCTTCGTCAGATCGCAAGTGGCCGCGATTTTTGCGACCGCTATTATTAGTATTATTCCAACGATCAATTTTTCTGGCTTACTCTATCCTCGATCAACGATCACGGGAATAGGGTATTGGATGGGATTAAGTTTTCCAACGAGCTGGTACCATTTAATCAGCTTAGGGGCATTTACCAAAGGGCTTGGATTTGATGCATTCTTACCTCTCTATGCCGTATTGCTGTGCTTTTTCGCAATTTATCTTAGCCTGACTTGTATCCTTCTAAAAAAACAGGAGAAATAA
- a CDS encoding hypothetical protein (COG0842 ABC-type multidrug transport system, permease component), with the protein MKQWLKNVYFLCGKEIRSFFSDVTLLVLVIIMFTVTIYSIAKGITTEVKNASVAIVNQDRSALSFRFQDAMLPPQFNTVVEIEATHIDQAMDSGDYIFVLTIPPHFTADLLANKQPELQLLVDATAMSQAAVGASYLQHIISQQISEYLNQNSADYQLITPKMNVLFNPNLKTEWYMPVTQITGNSTLLTLILVGAAVIREREHGTIEHLLVMPVSASEIVISKILANGLIILIAAFLSLYFVVHLFIGVPIHGSISLFILTEAIFLSSMAGLGIYLATHAPTMPQFSLLCLPVYIVLYLLSGSLSPLENMPLPVQHIMQFSPLTQFIAIGQDVLFRGAGLTVIWPRVLIISVMGALFIIIAILRFRSMLARQS; encoded by the coding sequence ATGAAGCAATGGTTGAAAAATGTTTATTTCTTGTGCGGTAAAGAAATCCGCAGTTTCTTCAGTGACGTAACGCTTCTGGTGCTGGTCATCATTATGTTTACTGTCACCATTTACTCCATTGCCAAAGGAATTACAACAGAGGTAAAAAATGCCTCAGTTGCGATTGTCAATCAAGATCGCAGTGCGCTGTCTTTTCGTTTCCAAGATGCCATGCTTCCTCCTCAGTTCAACACAGTCGTCGAAATAGAAGCAACACACATTGATCAAGCAATGGATAGTGGTGACTATATTTTTGTATTAACTATCCCGCCTCATTTCACCGCTGATTTACTTGCAAATAAACAGCCAGAATTACAATTATTGGTGGATGCAACCGCGATGTCACAAGCGGCTGTCGGGGCAAGTTATTTACAACATATTATTAGCCAGCAAATTAGCGAATATTTAAATCAAAACAGCGCAGACTATCAGTTAATCACACCGAAAATGAATGTGTTATTTAATCCGAACCTCAAAACAGAGTGGTATATGCCCGTCACTCAAATCACGGGCAATTCCACTCTTCTCACTTTAATTCTCGTTGGTGCTGCAGTCATCCGAGAACGAGAACATGGCACGATTGAACATTTATTAGTCATGCCTGTCAGTGCCAGTGAAATTGTTATCTCTAAAATTCTCGCGAATGGGCTGATTATTCTAATCGCCGCATTTCTGTCTTTATATTTTGTCGTCCACCTCTTTATCGGTGTACCAATACATGGTTCCATCAGTTTGTTCATCCTCACTGAAGCAATTTTTCTGTCTTCAATGGCGGGGTTAGGTATTTATTTGGCAACACACGCACCTACCATGCCACAATTCAGTCTCTTGTGTTTACCGGTCTACATCGTGTTGTACTTACTTTCTGGCAGCTTATCTCCCCTTGAAAATATGCCACTTCCAGTACAACACATCATGCAGTTTTCTCCCTTAACGCAATTTATTGCAATTGGTCAAGATGTATTATTCCGTGGTGCTGGGTTAACGGTGATTTGGCCTCGCGTTTTAATTATCTCTGTGATGGGAGCACTGTTTATTATTATTGCGATTTTACGCTTTAGAAGTATGCTGGCTCGTCAAAGCTAA